From the Saccharomonospora marina XMU15 genome, the window CTCGCTTGCAGGTCGGGCAGGAAGAATCCGGCAGCGGCCAGGACGAGTCCGGCGATGATCGGGAACTCGATCCCCAGCGACAATCCGGCCAAGGTGAGCAGCAGTTGCAGCAGAACCGGGGCGAGCAGACCGGCGATCGCCAGTGTCGCCTTCTCGGCCAGATGGGTCGCGACCGGGCGTCCGATGACGGCCAGATCGCGAGCCAGCCGCTCGCCGGGCAGACCGAGCGCGCGTAGCGGCGCGATGAACGGGCGGCCGAGCTTGGCCGCCCACCCGGTGTCCTCGGTGGCCAGGATCGGTGTCGGCGCTGGCGCCGCCGTGCTGCGTGCCAGGACCGCGCCCAGTGCGGGCCGGGGCGGGAACGCCCACACCGCCAGCGCCCACAGGCCCAGGCCGAGCCCGGCTCCCAGAATCAGTGCGGTGATCACGGGTTACACCTGCCTCTCGGCGACGAGCGCGGGCTGGTCCTCGGAGTCGGCGGCCAGGGACAAGAACCGTTCGGGCTCGGCGACCCTGGCGACCCGCACAAGCCACGCGAACCCCAGTCCAAACAGGATCCCGATGCCCAGCAGGACGATCTGCCCGGTCGCGGAGTCGTAGGCGGACAGGTACGGGCGGTTGAGCAGCACCACGGCCACGGCGAAGCACAAGGTGGTGCCGACGATCACCCGCACGCTGGTCCGGGTCCGGGCGCGCCCGGCTTCGACCCGCATCCGCATCGAGGCTTGCTCGCGGGCGGTGTGCGCCAGCGAGCCGAGCAGGTCACCGAGCTGGCGGGCCTGCTGTTCGGCCGCGAGCACCAGCGCGGCGATGACGAGGTCGCCGGTGGGGTCGGCGAGCTGGTCGGCCAGGTGGCGCAGGGAGGGCGCCAACCGGTCTCCGTTCTCAATCCGCACCGCGAGGTCGGTGATCTCGCCGCGGATGGCCGGCGGCGCCAGCGGCGCGGTCGCGAGGATGGCCTGCTCCAGCCCAGCGGCGGCCGAGAGCGTGTCACGCAGCATCTCTGTCCAGGTCGCGATCGCCTCGATCCGCGCCACCCGACGTGCGTGCTCGGGGTCGCGGCCCAGGACACGGGGCAATGCCCAGACCGCGAGCCCAGCCAGCACGGCGCCGACAACCCAGCCGGTGGCCACACCAGTGAGCACACCCACCGCGATCGCCAGGCCGATCCGCAGCGCCTGGCGCTGATCTCGCGGCGCGGCTTGGGCGCGGCGCGTCTGCCCGCGGCGGAACAGTCCGGAGCGCCGGTTCACGTTCACACCGCGCCAGCCGATGATGACCAGCAACAATCCGACACCGACGCCGACGCCGAGCAGGGCCGAGAGGGCGGTGGTAGCGCTGATCGTGATGTTCACCGCGGCCACCACCCCTCCGGCTGCTCAAGCAAGCCGGGGTCGAACCCGGCATCGACGAGGTCGTCGAGGGTGTCGGTGCGCAGCGCCCCGGCCACCGGGCGGGCGCGGCGGTCCGCGCCGGGCCGGTAGACCTCGTTGGAGACCACCTGCGGGCCGTCGGCGCCGACCACCTCACGGATCGAGGACACGACGCGGGTTGTCCGGTCGGTGCCGCGGGCCAGGTGCACGACAAAGTGCACCGCCGAGGCGACCAGCAGGTTCGTCGCGTCCAGCGGGAGGCGTTCGACGCCTTGCGCGGCGTAGGAGGCCAGCCGGGTGAAGGCAATCCGTGAGCTGGAGGCGTGCAGCGTCGCCATCGAGCCGTCGTTGCCCTGCGACATCGCGTTGCACATCGGGATGACTTCCGGCCCCCGGATCTCGCCGACGATCACCCGGTCCGGCGACATGCGCAGGCCCCACCGGACGAGTTCGGCCTGGGAGATCGCGCCTTCGCCCTCGACGTTGGCTTCGCGGGCCTGGAAGGCGGTCACGTCGGCGTGGACGTCGGGGTCGAGTTCCAGGCCGAGTTCGAAGGCGTCCTCGATGGTCACGATCCGCTCCATCGAGTCCATCTCCGACGCGAGCGCTCGCAGCAGGGTGGTCTTGCCTGCGCCGGTGCCGCCGGTGATCAGGATGTTCTTGCGCGCCCGGACCAGCGCGCGCAGGAACTGCTCCAGGCCGGGGTCGATGGTGCCGCGGGCGCGCAGTTCGGGCAGGGTCACCGTGAGGTAGCCGTGCCGGCGGATCGACAGCGAGGTCACGCCGCCTGCGGTCAGGCCCATCACCGCGAACAACCGCTCCCCGCCGGGGAGTTGGAGGTTGACCGCCGGGGAGCCGTAGTCGAAGCGGCGTTCCTGGCTGGACGCGCGGGCCGCGAGCAGCCGGACCAGGTCGGTCAGCTCCTCGTTCGAGCCCGCGATCGGGGCGACCCGCGCGCGGCGGCCGTCGTTGTACTGCACGAAGACCCGGTCGTAGCGGTTGGCGTTGATCGTCTCCACCGTCGGGTCGTCCAGCAGTGGCTGCAGGCCGGCCATGCCGAACAGTTCGTTGATGACCTCGGTGATCACCCGCTGTTCGACATCCCGGCCGACGAGCGACCGGTTGTCCATCAGCTCGTTCTCGCTGTGCGCGGCGACCGCATCCTCCAGGATCGCCCGCGCCAGCTCACGGCGGGCCTCCCTGGTGACCGGGGCGCCGGTGCGGCGCTGCTGGGCATCGACCCGCAGCGGCAGCTCGGTGCCGAGCGTGTCGCGCAGGTGCTGGCGAAGTCGCCCGACGGCCTCGGTCGCCTGCACCGGTTCCGGGCCGCTCGGCGCTGGTTGCGGGGTCGCCTGCGCCCAGCTGGGGTGGCCGGACGTGTTGGCCGGTTGCCAACCTGACGGTTGTCCCTGCTGCTGGTGCGGACGCAGAGGTACCGGAGCCGGATACCCGTTAGGCGGAGGGGTGTTGGGCGGGTACGTCATGACGCTTGCCCTCCGCGCGAAGTGTTCTCGGTGTTCGGCGGCAGGGGTGCCGGCGCAAGTCGCAAACCGTTGGCCGAGACCGGGCTGGTGGGCACGCCGGGCACCGCGCGCAGCACCTGCATCGGCTGGTTGTCGGCCAGTGCCTGCCGGGGCAACGCAGGCGGCGGTGCCTGTTCGGCGATGAGCACTTTCGCCACCTTGTGCGCGACCTGCCCCAGCGCCGAATGGGCCGGTCCGCTGCGGCCCCACCGCAGCGTGCTGGGCCGTCCACACAGCACGGCCGCCCCGTGCGGATCGTCAGGCACGCGGCCCAGCGGCAGCACTCCGAGTTCGCGAGCGACTTCAGCGGTGGAATACCCCTCGCCGACCAGCAACATCGCCGGATGCGCGGTCCAACGGCCGATCGCCGGCAGGCGACGGGCCAGGTGCGCGAGGTCGTCGGCGTGCGCACGGGTCAGCAAGACCATCGCGTCGGCCGAGCGCACGATCGGCATCGCCGGAGACCCGGCATCGATCCGACCGCAGTCGACGATCACCACGGCATCCGGCGCGCTCGCGGCGGTCCGCAGGACGCCCGCGCCAGTGGTCGGGTCGGCCAGCGCGGACAACGCCGCTCGCGCGCGGTCGGCGTCCGGTGGCGCGGCCACCACCGGCAGCCCGCCCGGCAGGGTCTGCGCGTGCTGCCACAGCAACGCCGGGTCGTCGCTACGCCGGGCGGCGACCGCCAAGCTCACCAGCCCCGGCGCCGATTCCAGCGAGAACCGCGTCCCGACGTCCCCGCCGGACGGGTCGGCCTCCACCAGCAGCGCGCGGGCAGGCGATGGCCAGCGCGCGGCCAGCGCGACCGAGAACGTGGTCACCCCAGGCGACCCTTTCACCGACAGCACCGCCACCAACATCACTGACCACTTCCCGGAAGCATCACGATCGACAACTGGCCCGCGGGCACGGCGGCGATCTGGCGGGCGGCGGCCTGGCTCAACTGCACCGACACCACCGTGACCTGCTGATTCGGCGGCGAGGTCACGCTGGTGACCACCGCCGGCCACACCGTCGTGGAGTCCGGCGTCGGCGGGCTGGCAAGCGCGGCGCCTGATTGGCCCGGCACGAACACCACCGACACGTGCGCGCCCGGCGACACCTCCACCGGGAACTGACCCGCCTTCAACGACAACGCCGCGATCGCCTGCCCTGCCACGGGAACACCGGCACCGCTCACCGCGTCCAGGGTCAGCAGCGCGCCGGCGGGCAAGCTCGCGGACAGCGTCTTACCCACCACGCTGGCCGCTTGGTTCGCGTCCACAACAGACACACCGGGGTCGACGGCGACGTTGACCTGCTTGAGATCCTGCGCGGTCAGGACCTGCCCGACCGCCACCGGCCGCGCCAACGCCAAGACCGTTTCCCGGTTCCCGGAGTTCAGCGACACCACCAGGAACGCGGCGGCACACGCCAGCACAAGCAGCGCACCCAGCAGCAGATGCGGGATGCTGCGGCGTCGTTTCGTCCCACGCAGCCGCGAAGCGGGCTTCTTGCCGTCCGCGACCCAGGGACCGCTGGCCGACTTCGTGGATCGGTCGGTGTCCGGCTGAGTCGTGATGTTCGTGGTCACGCCGGTACCTCCTCCAGGCATGGGGGTAGTGCGCCGCGTCGCTGAGGTTCTTCAGCGAGCGGAAGGACGGGTCAGTTGTTTGTGTTGTTATGAAAGGAGGTGCTGCCCGAGAGAGGTCAGCCGCCGCCGTTGTTGAGGGCTTGGGACTCCGCGACACGGAAGGCCGCGTTACCGGTCGTGGTCAGGTCCGGGAACGTTCCGCCTTGGCCCGCGCCCGCCCAGGTGACCGTCCAGTGCACCGTGGCGGCGACCGGGAACGCTTGCCCCGCTTGCTTCGCGGACGAGGTGCGGTAGGTGTGGCCGCAGTCCGGCGACGGCGCCTTCGGGTCACTACCGGCTCGGAACGGTGTGCCCGCCCCGGTACACGTCACCGTGCTGCCGTCGCCCATGGACCAAGTCACCGACGTCGGCGTCGCGGTGGCCGTCACCGATACGCCCGGCACGGAGGCTGTCGCCGATACCGGCCCCCACCCGCTCGACAGCCACATCCACGTCGGCAAGTTCACCAGCTGATCGCCGACAGGGTTCGCCGCGATCGTCGGTGTGGGCAGCCGCAACTGCTTGCGCGCCATCTGCGCCAACTCGGCCGGCGAGGGCAACTGCGCCGCACCGGGTTGCTGTCCATCCGCGATCCACACCGGTGGCCGGTACAGCCCGTCGGTGACGCCCGCGGTCGAGCATTGCCATACGTACCAAGAACCTTGCTGGCCCTGTGCTGGTTGAGCGGCTTGCGCCAGGACCACTCCACCCGCTGCTGGGCGAGTGAAGACAGCGGGTTGCACGGTCGCGCCGCCGGTGTTCAGTGGCTTGGTGAAGGCGGCGGTGACCACACCACCGGACGGCGGCTGGTAGTCGCTCTTCACGTAGGAACACTTGGCCAGGTTCGAGTTCCCACCGATGATCGTGTCGCCGGGGTTGCTGTTGCCCTTGCCTGGGTTGCCGGTGCCCGGACGTCCCGGCTTGTTGCCGTTGCCTGGGTTCCCCGGTTTGCTGTTGTCGCCGCCTTTGCCCGCGCCGAGATCGCAGACCGGGGCCGGCGTCTGGTCACACGTCGTGCTGCCATAGCCGCCGTCGGCGAGCGCCGGAGCCACACCGAATATGCCGCCGACGACCACCAGTCCTGTCACGATTGAAACGCGTCGTAGTTTCAGCATGTCCCCGCCTCGTGAACGCCGTACTCCGAGACCTTCCATGATCCGTCCGCCTGCTTCTGGACGATGGCGTTGATCAGGTGCCGACCGCCCGGAGTGTCGTTGGCGAGCTGGCCGGTGTCGGCCTTGTACTTCAACCAGCGCGAATCATCGGAGCAGTCCGTGATCACGATCTTGTTCGGATTGTCAGGAGGCTCGACGGAGGACACCGAAGGCTCGTAGGTGGGTTCGCCCTTGGTCACCAAGCCGTTGTAGTGATCTGCGTACAAGGCCCGTGACATGTTCGTCAGCGCGATCCCGGTCGCGTACCGCCCCAGCTTCGGCGACTGCCAGTCCGATGTGGTCCCAGCGGCGACGAAGTCCTGCCACATACCTCGGTACGACGCGAGGGCGTCCTGCTTGGCTTTGTCCACAACAGACAATGCCGTGGTCGACGGAACCGAAGTCGTTGACGCCTGCCCGGTCGGCTGGGTCGTGCCGGACGATGGGGTGTTCGTGCCGGAACTACACGCGGCGAGGATCGCCAACGTGGCTCCCAGGCCGAGCATCGCCCTGGCTCGGCGCCCACTAACGATCAAGACCTTGCGGGCTACCACACCCCACCCCCCAGACATCAGTGAAGATCGTCTATCGTTTTCGTGATACACACCACGTCTACACCACCCACCCCCACCGACTGCAAAGTGTGTAGGCGACTGACTTTGAAGTCGGAAAGGCATTTTCTATAGATCTTCACTCTTTTGGGCGATAGGCATCACTGTCTGAGGTTGCCTGCGTGACACTGGAGGCGCGACCAGCACTTTCTGGGGGTAGGCAGTGGCAAATCGACTACAGAACGTTATAAGTGTCGGTGTCGGTTGATGTCCGCCGCGTTCATCACGGCGTGGGCGGGGGTGGGAATCCTCGTTGGCGCCGCCCTGGCATTCGGCTCCCAACGCCTGCTCACGACACCTCCGATCGCAGCCCTCGCGATGCGGCTCACCGCCACGCTCCTGACCGCCCTCATGTTCGGCGCCCTCGCCTGGCGCTTCGGTCATCAGTTCGACTTGCTGCCGTACAGCGTGCTCGCCGCACTCGGTGTAGCACTCGGCGTGATCGACGTCCTCGAGCAACGACTACCCAGCGTGCTCGTCTACTCGGGCGTCGCCATCGTCGGCGCGATGCTGGCGACCTCGGCGATCCTGCACTCCAAAGGCCCGGACTTCGTGCGCGCCCTGGTCGGCATGGCAGTCATCGCCATCCTCTACCTGGTACTTGCGTTGGTGTCCGGAGGCGGGCTGGGGGCCGGCGATGTGAAACTGGGCGGTCTACTCGGCCTCGCGCTCGGCTGGTTGAGCTGGTCGGCACTCGTCACGGCAACCGTCCTCGGCTGGTTCGCAGCCGCCCTGGTGTGGCTCCTGGTTCGAGCGACCCGACGAAGACCGCAGGGCTCACTGGTGCCCATGGGACCGTTTCTCCTGGTCGGGGCGTTGATCACGATCGTGGGCGTTCCGGGGTGACGTTCGCTGAAGCTTCGCCTGCCGTCACGATGGCACCTCGGAGTAGTCGACGGCCCCACTCGACAACGCCTGCTGTGCACGGGAAAGGCGCTGGGCCATGTCCGGCCGTAGCCTTCGACTGGCTTCCTCGGGCTCGAACATCGCGAACTCGCTGACTTCAGGGTCGATCGCGCGCACGTTGGCCAACTGATCTCCAGTCAGCGTCCCGCCGTCGAAGATGAACACGAGCTGGTCGTCCCATGGACCGTGGGCGCCGACCCAGTCCAGCACGAGTAGCCGCCCCGCGGTGATGGTGACGCCGAGTTCCTCCACAAGTTCGCGCTCTGCTGCCTTGCGGGGTGGCTCGTTGCTTTCAGCCATCCCGCCGGGCAGGTCCCAGTGCTCCTTGTATGTCGGATTCACCAGCAGGATTCGACCTGACTCGTCACGAAGCAAGACGTCGGCAGCCACGCGCTTGCGGGCCTGCTTGGCGTTCCCTTCGGCGAGGTAGGCGAAACGGGCCTCGTCGTCTGTCAGACCGGCCACGTGACAGTGCGCCCTTCCTGCTTACCGGGGACGTGGCTCATCGCGGCCAGCGCTGTCAGGAATGCCGCTACTTCGGGCAGGCGTCGAACCGCCGCCAAGGATTGGCCGAGTTCGCTCAGGCGCTGCACCACGCGGGCCGAGCTGAGCGACGTGGTCAACTGACACACCTCTTGGCCCAGCGACGCGGCCTCATCCGGACGTCCTGCTTCAAGCAGGACGTTCGCGAGGGTGAGCTGACCGAACGCACGGCTACGCACGCGATCTCCCGACCTGAGCCGGATCACCTCTCTGGCTTGGCGTTCGGCTTCCCGGTACTCCGTCAACCGTAGGAAGCACAGGGCAGCCTCACTCGCAAGGGAAGCATCGTCGAAATTCGCGATCCAGTCGGCGGCAGGTTCGTTGTTCGCGCCGGTCAAGATGCGCTCAGCCGTGTCCAACTCCTGAGTGCAACTTGTTCGT encodes:
- a CDS encoding CpaF family protein, whose amino-acid sequence is MTYPPNTPPPNGYPAPVPLRPHQQQGQPSGWQPANTSGHPSWAQATPQPAPSGPEPVQATEAVGRLRQHLRDTLGTELPLRVDAQQRRTGAPVTREARRELARAILEDAVAAHSENELMDNRSLVGRDVEQRVITEVINELFGMAGLQPLLDDPTVETINANRYDRVFVQYNDGRRARVAPIAGSNEELTDLVRLLAARASSQERRFDYGSPAVNLQLPGGERLFAVMGLTAGGVTSLSIRRHGYLTVTLPELRARGTIDPGLEQFLRALVRARKNILITGGTGAGKTTLLRALASEMDSMERIVTIEDAFELGLELDPDVHADVTAFQAREANVEGEGAISQAELVRWGLRMSPDRVIVGEIRGPEVIPMCNAMSQGNDGSMATLHASSSRIAFTRLASYAAQGVERLPLDATNLLVASAVHFVVHLARGTDRTTRVVSSIREVVGADGPQVVSNEVYRPGADRRARPVAGALRTDTLDDLVDAGFDPGLLEQPEGWWPR
- a CDS encoding NUDIX domain-containing protein is translated as MAGLTDDEARFAYLAEGNAKQARKRVAADVLLRDESGRILLVNPTYKEHWDLPGGMAESNEPPRKAAERELVEELGVTITAGRLLVLDWVGAHGPWDDQLVFIFDGGTLTGDQLANVRAIDPEVSEFAMFEPEEASRRLRPDMAQRLSRAQQALSSGAVDYSEVPS
- a CDS encoding MinD/ParA family ATP-binding protein, with the translated sequence MTTFSVALAARWPSPARALLVEADPSGGDVGTRFSLESAPGLVSLAVAARRSDDPALLWQHAQTLPGGLPVVAAPPDADRARAALSALADPTTGAGVLRTAASAPDAVVIVDCGRIDAGSPAMPIVRSADAMVLLTRAHADDLAHLARRLPAIGRWTAHPAMLLVGEGYSTAEVARELGVLPLGRVPDDPHGAAVLCGRPSTLRWGRSGPAHSALGQVAHKVAKVLIAEQAPPPALPRQALADNQPMQVLRAVPGVPTSPVSANGLRLAPAPLPPNTENTSRGGQAS
- a CDS encoding SAF domain-containing protein translates to MTTNITTQPDTDRSTKSASGPWVADGKKPASRLRGTKRRRSIPHLLLGALLVLACAAAFLVVSLNSGNRETVLALARPVAVGQVLTAQDLKQVNVAVDPGVSVVDANQAASVVGKTLSASLPAGALLTLDAVSGAGVPVAGQAIAALSLKAGQFPVEVSPGAHVSVVFVPGQSGAALASPPTPDSTTVWPAVVTSVTSPPNQQVTVVSVQLSQAAARQIAAVPAGQLSIVMLPGSGQ
- a CDS encoding type II secretion system F family protein, whose translation is MAAVNITISATTALSALLGVGVGVGLLLVIIGWRGVNVNRRSGLFRRGQTRRAQAAPRDQRQALRIGLAIAVGVLTGVATGWVVGAVLAGLAVWALPRVLGRDPEHARRVARIEAIATWTEMLRDTLSAAAGLEQAILATAPLAPPAIRGEITDLAVRIENGDRLAPSLRHLADQLADPTGDLVIAALVLAAEQQARQLGDLLGSLAHTAREQASMRMRVEAGRARTRTSVRVIVGTTLCFAVAVVLLNRPYLSAYDSATGQIVLLGIGILFGLGFAWLVRVARVAEPERFLSLAADSEDQPALVAERQV
- a CDS encoding prepilin peptidase, with the translated sequence MSAAFITAWAGVGILVGAALAFGSQRLLTTPPIAALAMRLTATLLTALMFGALAWRFGHQFDLLPYSVLAALGVALGVIDVLEQRLPSVLVYSGVAIVGAMLATSAILHSKGPDFVRALVGMAVIAILYLVLALVSGGGLGAGDVKLGGLLGLALGWLSWSALVTATVLGWFAAALVWLLVRATRRRPQGSLVPMGPFLLVGALITIVGVPG